In the genome of Oncorhynchus clarkii lewisi isolate Uvic-CL-2024 chromosome 22, UVic_Ocla_1.0, whole genome shotgun sequence, one region contains:
- the LOC139380151 gene encoding trace amine-associated receptor 6-like has translation MEKHEDVQYCFQDRNSSCRKALLSTTIYITLYIIFSLISAVTVFLNVLVIISISHFKQLHTPTNLLILSLAASDLLVGLIVIPVMTVAIMESCWGFGEYFCVFHGYIASLCISLSLGNLVLISLDRYVAVCDPLLYHSKITITRIRCCISITWCCCILYRAANIQFFVRIQVPSRCFKECNTVEGSSWVNFTDIVITMVVPCSVIITLYLKIFVVARLQARKVFSKEAASVSGVKTVQANKSERKAAKTLAIVVFNYLICWIPSLFVFVFFSILMTTKTKVWIAVTH, from the exons ATGGAGAAACATGAAGATGTTCAATACTGTTTTCAAGACAGAAACTCTTCTTGCAGAAAGGCTTTGCTATCGACAACTATCTACATAACACTGTACATCATCTTCTCATTGATTTCAGCAGTTACAGTATTTTTGAACGTACTGGTGATCATATCCATCTCTCACTTCAAGCAGCTCCACACTCCAACCAACctgctcatcctctctctggCTGCGTCAGATCTCCTGGTGGGATTGATTGTGATACCAGTAATGACTGTAGCAATAATGGAATCATGCTGGGGTTTTGGggaatatttctgtgtgtttcatgGCTACATTGCTTCTTTATGTATATCTTTATCTCTGGGCAATTTGGTCTTGATATCTTTAGACCGCTATGTTGCTGTGTGTGATCCCTTATTGTACCActctaaaataacaataacaagaatCAGGTGTTGTATATCCATCACCTGGTGTTGTTGTATCTTATACCGTGCTGCTAATATACAGTTTTTTGTAAGAATACAGGTACCAAGTAGGTGTTTCAAAGAATGTAATACTGTTGAAGGGTCATCCTGGGTTAATTTCACTGACATTGTAATTACAATGGTTGTCCCATGCTCTGTTATTATAACACTTTATTTGAAAATCTTTGTGGTGGCCAGATTACAGGCCAGAAAGGTATTTTCAAAAGAGGCTGCTAGCGTGTCTGGTGTTAAAACTGTACAGGCAAATAAGTCTGAGAGAAAAGCAGCAAAAACTCTAGCTATTGTTGTTTTCAACTATCTAATTTGTTGGATTCCATCTCTATTTGTTTTCGTATTTTTTTCTATTTTAA TGACCACCAAAACCAAAGTGTGGATTGCAGTCACTCATtag